The Pseudomonas fulva 12-X sequence ATGCCGCGGTTTGGGCTCGATGCCGCTCAGGGTGATTGCGATCATCCGCGCCCGAGGGCCGGAGACTCTGACGATACCCACGCCGCCACGCCCCTGGGCGGTGGCGACGGCGGCGATGGTTTCACGGGGGGCGGACATAACGTTCTCCAGACGCTGGATAGCAGAACGCCCCACGAGGGGGCGTCTGTCATGTAGCGGGTGAAGCGCGAACGCTTAGGCCTCGGAAGGCTTGTTCGCGGCTTCGATCTTGCGGGTAATGTACCACTGCTGGGCGATGGACAGGACGTTGTTGACCACCCAGTACAGCACCAGACCCGCCGGGAACCACAGGAAGAAGAAGGTGAAGATGATCGGCATCATCTTCATTACGCGTGCCTGCATGGGGTCCGGCGGCGTAGGGTTCAGCTGCTGCTGGATGAACATGGTGGCTCCCATGATGATCGGCAGGATGAAGAACGGATCCTTGATCGAAAGGTCGGTGATCCACAGGATCCACGGTGCCTGACGCATCTCGACCGATTCCAGCAGGGTCCAGTACAGGGCCAGGAACACTGGCATCTGCACCAGGATCGGCAAGCAGCCGCCCAGCGGGTTGATCTTCTCTTTCTTGTACAGCTCCATCATCGCCTGAGACATCTTCTGGCGATCGTCACCGAACTGCTCTTTGAGCGCCTGCAGGCGCGGCGACACGGCACGCATGCGCGCCATGGAGCGGTAGCTGGCAGCCGACAGCGGGAAGAACGCCAGCTTGATGATCAGCGTCAGCACGATGATCGAGAAGCCCCAGTTACCCAGCAGGTTGTGGATATGTTCCAGCAGCCAGAAGATCGGCTCGGCGAGGAACCACAGGATGCCGTAGTCGACGGTCTTGTCCAGGCCAGGCGAAAGTGCGGCCAGATCCTTCTGGATCTTCGGGCCGGCATACAACGTGGTGCTGGCTTGGCCTTCGGCACCAGCCGCAACGGTCAGTGCAGGGCCGGTGTAGCCGATGATGTAGTTGCCCTGGCTGTCCTTGCGGGTTTGTACCAGGTTGGTGTCGTCCTTGGCCGGAATCCAGGCAGTCACGAAGTAATGCTGCAGCCAGGCGACCCAGCCGCCCTGCACGGTTTCCTTGAGGTTCTGCTTGTCGATGTCCTTCATGGACACTTTGGTGTACGGCTTCTCCGGGGTCCACAGGGCAGCACCCAGGTAAGTGGCGGTGCCAGTGGCGGTGCTGGAAGACGGATCACCGCTGTTGTCGCGCTTGAGCTGGGCGAACAGGTTGCCGGTCCAGGCATTGGCGCTCTGGTTGTTGATCAGGTAGGTAACGCCGATCTCGTAACCATTGCCGGTGATGCAACCGGTTTTCTTCTGCTCCACTTCCTTGGCCGAGCAGCTGGTGTCCAGCCCGCGGTGGAAAGTGAAACGCTTGGTGTAGTTGACGCCGGCTTCGCTGAAGGTCAGGTCGACCACCAGTTGATCCTGGCCATCAGCCAGCTGGTAAACACGCTGCTCGCTGCTGTACAGCGGGCGGCCGCCGGCACGGGCGTCCGGGCCGTTGGCACCGGTCAGGCCGCTCTGGGCCAGGTACAGATGCTCGCTGCCGTTGTCGAACAGCTGGAAGGGAACGTCCGGACGGTCCTGACGACGCGGGTAGTGCGGCAGGCTCAGGCGAACCACGTCACCACCACGCGGATCGATGGCCAGATCCAGTACGTCGGTCTTGACCTGAATCAGCTCGTCGCTGACCGCAGCGGTTTCCACCGGGCTTGGCTCGGTGTTGCCGGCATTGGCGGTCGGCACGTCGTCATTGCTGGCCGCCGTCGAAGCGGTTTCCGGCAGACTCGGTGTGGGTTTGCTGGTCGAAGCGGTCTGATTCGGCAGAGCGGCCTGGCCGTAGTCCTGGTTCCATTGAAGAACCATCATGTAGGACACGACTGCCAGGGCGACGATCAGGATCGAACGTTTGATATCCATGATTATTCGGCCATCGAAGAGGAACGGGAGTGTTTCGCGAGGGGCACCGGATCGTAGCCTCCGGGATGCCAGGGGTGGCAGCGTCCCAGACGACGAACGGTCAGCCAGCCACCACGCAGGACGCCATGGGTTTCGATGGCTTCAAGCGCGTAGCAGGAACAAGTGGGGTAGAAACGACAATGACTGGCCATCATCGGACTGATGGCGTACTGGTAAAACCGGATTGGAGCTTGAACCAGTTTACGCATGGGGATTGTCGTTCACCCCGGTCTGGGCATTGGCCTGTTGGGCAGGTTTGCTGCGAGCCAGGCGCTTCCACAGTTTGCCGAACTGTTGAGCCAGCTCGGCGTTCTGCAGATCACCCAGGCCTTTACGCGCAACGACCACGATGTCCCAGCCCACCAGGTTGTCCTGGTTGAGGCGGAACGATTCGCGGATCTGGCGTTTCAGGCGGTTGCGCTCAACGGAGAGCTTGACGCTCTTCTTGC is a genomic window containing:
- the yidC gene encoding membrane protein insertase YidC, with product MDIKRSILIVALAVVSYMMVLQWNQDYGQAALPNQTASTSKPTPSLPETASTAASNDDVPTANAGNTEPSPVETAAVSDELIQVKTDVLDLAIDPRGGDVVRLSLPHYPRRQDRPDVPFQLFDNGSEHLYLAQSGLTGANGPDARAGGRPLYSSEQRVYQLADGQDQLVVDLTFSEAGVNYTKRFTFHRGLDTSCSAKEVEQKKTGCITGNGYEIGVTYLINNQSANAWTGNLFAQLKRDNSGDPSSSTATGTATYLGAALWTPEKPYTKVSMKDIDKQNLKETVQGGWVAWLQHYFVTAWIPAKDDTNLVQTRKDSQGNYIIGYTGPALTVAAGAEGQASTTLYAGPKIQKDLAALSPGLDKTVDYGILWFLAEPIFWLLEHIHNLLGNWGFSIIVLTLIIKLAFFPLSAASYRSMARMRAVSPRLQALKEQFGDDRQKMSQAMMELYKKEKINPLGGCLPILVQMPVFLALYWTLLESVEMRQAPWILWITDLSIKDPFFILPIIMGATMFIQQQLNPTPPDPMQARVMKMMPIIFTFFFLWFPAGLVLYWVVNNVLSIAQQWYITRKIEAANKPSEA
- the yidD gene encoding membrane protein insertion efficiency factor YidD; its protein translation is MRKLVQAPIRFYQYAISPMMASHCRFYPTCSCYALEAIETHGVLRGGWLTVRRLGRCHPWHPGGYDPVPLAKHSRSSSMAE
- the rnpA gene encoding ribonuclease P protein component translates to MSRGFGREKRLLTPRQFKAVFDSPSGKAPGKSVLLLARNNELDHPRLGLVIGKKSVKLSVERNRLKRQIRESFRLNQDNLVGWDIVVVARKGLGDLQNAELAQQFGKLWKRLARSKPAQQANAQTGVNDNPHA